The genomic interval CAGAGTTTTAAAAACGCCATCTATTATCATGAAAATGTAAAACAGAGGCCACTCACATTCAATATTATCGAATTCCTACAACAAAAAGGATGTTTTTTAGTATCAGATTAATGATATGACAACTTGAAAATGTCAgttctcgaaattttcaacAACCCGTCTTCATCCCGAATCAAATTTTCAGGTCGTCCCGactcgacattttcgggttcttgtACACCTCTAAtggtattataaaaaaataacataATTGTTCAAAACAGAATTACAAATGTAACAAATTCActtgaatgaatttttcaaaaataacatACTAACGATCAAATACATCAGAGACCTTGATTTCACCAGATTTATAATAGCGGCGATCTTTGCTTTCTAAAATTGTTTTATATCCGTCCCTTCCAAATCTCTTAAAACCATAATTGCCTTTCAATCTGCCGACTATGTTTGCCTTTGTCTCAGTGTACAATACTTCTTCATGAGTAGCAAATGCAGGAAAAGATATTGTTGGCAATAAAGCTGCATCTACACTCTAtaaatacatacacacacatatatatatacatttataagtATAGCAATGATAAATACTTTATATGAAAAAGTTTTTTATCAGCATTACCTTCGAACTTGATTCTCTTGGAAGCATTGTTTCAAAAATACTACGATTTCGATTATGTGCATCAATATCAACATATATAACTGACCAAGAAGCTCCTTTTTCTCCAAATAAATTACACCCGTTAATAGCTTCAAGAGCACTTTTTGCTATACCAATAGAACTTGCATGAATTTCAGGTGTACCATCATTATATCTGCTACCGCGTTCCCACATGCCATAGTCTGGTGTACGATATGCTCTTTCCACATAATACACAAGATTTTGTACAAAAGCTACTTCATCTTGGGTATATATAATTTGTAACCCAGAAGAAATCATTTGTacaagaaatattaaatataaagaaacaaTATCAATCTATAAAAAATAAAGTTTCATGTTAATAATTATATGATACGAGCTGCTACAGGTAAGTATTATATTGTATGTTATAATTACTTGTAAGTGATTGTAAGCAATATCATTGAATATTTCATCACCAGTATCTAAGTGAAATTTACAATGTAATGCAAAGCGATTACATTGATTGCGCTTGAATAATTCTATCCTGGAAGACTGCTTCACCCAAGACTCTAAAATCCCACGCATACACTTTACAGCTGACTGACCAAGTTCATATGATTTTCCACGATCATCGTCTATACGtctaaaatatcaattttacacATAGTACTATAATTGTTGTAAAAACtacaataatatatgatataaacACTATAATTACTAATGTAATAActactaataatataaataatccAGTTACCTATATGCTTGATATAAACTCCATATAGCAGCAGCACAATAAATACTTTCTCGTACGCTTCCCACTACTTTATCACTTGAAACTTGTGGAAATAATCCTGTGATACAGCTCTGATAACGTAATAATTGTCTTTTAACTAAAAAATACATTAACATTACATATGAAGGAAGAATATAGAATTAATggcaatataaataaaaaactcATATTCATACCAATTCCATAATAAATGTCAAGTTGTCGAACAGTATCTTCATAGTTTGTAATTTTAAGAAACATATCAATATCCAGATCAATAACGCTACCTTGTCGTACATTTCTAATTTGAGAAAACCTGGCAAATCAAACAACACAAACAaacttatttaaaataattgttttgcaataaaaagtaattaattGTTTTGCATGCTTTATAAAGTATAAGAAATATTAAACCTTTTTATGTTTGTAGGTGTTGTAACAAGAGATgtcattttgtttaaaataataaatttagatttttcttgaattATATTTCTAGTAGATAACACTGCACATAAATAATCATACCAcaaacattaattttatttacttttttgtcaacaataacatatttttttttaagtgaagtATCAAAATATTGTACCCTTTGATATAATAAGAGACCCGTTCGAAGACGGTGACTAAAATAGTATGTAAATACTCTTTTTCGGTATatcatatatacatattaacCTTGACTGCCCACTTTTCGACGATTGTTTTGCTCATACTGTAACCAAATGTAATTGGCACAGAAGATCTTACGTATTATCTCAGATttataaatagaaataaaaaatctttctCTAaagttatttcttatttattttatatctaTATGACAAATGAATAATATAGtttcattaattattattacGAGATTGCCctgattattttataataataatcacTTGAAAAAAATGACACAAAAATCTAAACAATTGAAATTTCCCGGTAATTAACttttctaaattcttttgaCAGATCACGTgtaattatttacataaaactatgcaatatatatatgtgtgtgtgtgtgtgtgtgtgtgtgtgtgtgtgtgtgtgtgtgtgtgcgcgcgcgcgcgcgcgcacgttgTGTGCAGTGTGTGTACACTCTAATACGTATTTATGTTACTGATGGCACGAATGTGACGCCACACATAGAACGTTCGTCACAAATTGTTGCCAGAGCATATTGCGTTCTGTGAAAATCTTATATGTATTCCAAAGAAACACAAAAAATATAGATTCAAAATAAGAATATGAACATAATATTATATTTGATTatactattttttaatttccgaTAATTATTTTAGATgagaatatataatttttttatgtattacatttgtttatacGTTTAAATTGAATAATCTATATCTATTTTTAAAAGTAATTAAATATAACAAGGGGAGGCTATaatataagaatttattaaattaacattacacgttcaattattattgttatcatTGAAACTTATTTCAATACAATTTTCCGTTTGATATAAAGTATTCTTTACGATATTCTTTCtttacacacacacgcacgcgcgcacacacacatgtatagtgctgccccctactctgatttttagcatggaacaaaACCATATCTACTTTTTAGCATGGTACAGAACCATGTCTACTTtttgcatggaacagaaccacaTGATCTTTTTTTTGCATGGAAAAGAACCCACATCATCTTTTTAAACAGAATCagaacgttttatataaaatatgtaactaacatataaatctaatatacaaaatctctaattaatataaattaaatgtaACATTAATTGTGataatataagtatttaaattttttccaattttttagcTGCAAACtatagttgtaaaaaatgaaaaacccggaaaattcgaacaaatacagatttcatattgaAGTTTAAACGCGACCATCCTGaagattaatttaataataaggtattgtcatcaacactattttaaattgttttcatatttttagctacaatagctcattattaattTTCAAACAGTCTACAATTATTAAAAGATTCGTTAAAAACCCATCCGAGCATACTTATGTAAATTAGTTTCTAACCAAGTAAACTATAGGAAATTCCTTCGTGATTTAAGTTTTAAAATATCTGGGTTTCCGCTTTTTTCCGATCACTCCTGGAAAACTGACCAATGAATTCCAAGgtttttgatataaaaatgtttgacGAATGAAAATTCGCCTTAAAAAATGGTTGCGAACTTGATTTACGTTTGATCCGTTTTCTCGAGAAACATTTTTAGAATGTGTTACGGAACACGCACGATTGTCGTGACAGAAAATTGAGTCAGTTCCGCAAGCAGACCGCGAAAGGAGTCGTGTCTCTGTCCCGTTTAGAATTACAAAGTATCTTCATACATGATGGCTTCTGCGAAGAGAAAGCAAGacgagaaaaatttgaaaatactacGCGAGCTGGTCTCGCAACCCGGTAACAAAGAATGTTTCGACTGCCATCAGCGAGGTCCAACTTACGTCAACATGACAATCGGTTCGTTTGTCTGTACTTCTTGTTCTGGTATGCTGTAAGTACTTTGTTATTTGTAAGAATCCAATAAAGTGTATCAACAGCCTTCTTCGTCGTCTAAATCGATGCGACGATTATTTTACTCGTTGTGTTCTCGTGTCAAAAGCAAGGGTGTCTTTGCACTTTTCTCGCGCGATACTCGAGATCATATACATAGATCCAAGATTAATACTAACTAAATGTCAACAGTTGAAACGCATTAGGTAGGTCATCTCATTGTGCATGAGAAAGTATCATATTATCAATCCTACGTAAAGCAATTATATTTCGTTGAAACACGTGCTACAAACGCGTTTTACTATTACTCTGTATCAAAGATTATGAGTCATTGTAAaacgttcgcgttcgcgttcgcacTCAGGAAGTTAATATACTATCAGCACCAGTGTTTTCTTTGTGCGTAGTTCATGTTATCAATGGTCAAAATGTTACATTCATACACGATGAAGAAAATTAGTAGTGTGTATCATAAATTTTACAGAGCAAGTCTGATTGCGACATAGGGATGCGTATTGATCATGGATCAgtttatgaaaaattgtacgatactataaatatattttgtaataattgCAAGCACGACTTAACTGTATACCATTTAATAATTGAATTATTCTTCTTAATCAATTATAAATTTCATACtttgtagaacagaaaatatgtaTTTAAGCTCATAAGATCATAATCAAATACTGCGGCATTTCAAATAACAGGTCTTAATAGCAGAATATCTTAACTGATGTTGAAAAAGCTTTGTGTTGATAAATTTAATACTTACATATATATGTAATGTAatttatatattcttttttataggTGTATAAATTTTATAGCTTTTATACCGTAACACCACTTCCTGTCTTTTAATCAAGTTTTTAATGTTATGTATCCTATTTTTTGTCTAAACCCTTCAATTGATTTGTTATTTTAACCGGACTCTGTTTAAGAAcagtatttaatttatttatttcaaatggtagaatataaaatatactaatatatttagTTTCATTTAATATTATAGGCGGGGCTTGACACCACCACATAGAGTAAAATCTATTTCTATGGCAACATTTACTCAAGAAGAAATAGATTTTATAAAGGAACACGGTAACGAATACTGCAGAAGGATATGGTTGGGGTTAATGAATCCGAATTCCCCTCAAACCTTAGATACAAAAGACgaacaaaaaatgaaagaacTAATGAGTGCAAAGTATGAATTTAAAAGATACTATTTGGAACCGTCCATGGCAAATCAAAAGTCGCAATCACCGAATCAAACTAACATTCCAAGGGTTCCAAACTCTGGGGCATCCAATTTATCTCCTACATCTGCCACAAAATCAAACAACTCTGAGTCAGTTAATTCTAATAACTTTTCGGCAGATTTTGTAGCTGATTTCAGCAAAGTTCCTGCTCCCTTTATTACTACTACAGCACCTGCAAACAAACTCAGTCAACCAATTGCACCTCAGCCATTTTTTGCCAATTTTGACAACAATCCTATTTTTAATAGTTCAAAAAATACAAGTAAATtaagaatttattttacaattttattcagGGAAATTCCAAActaacaaattttaataataactgttttaATTGTTATTTAGATATCGAATTGTCCAGTTCATTTAATCAATCTACAACAAATTCAACAAATGTAATGAATGCAAATGGAACAAACATGCCTCCATCAGAAGATCGTTATGCAGCCTTGAAAGATTTAGATTCCTTAATGAAACAAACTCAACTGAAAGATGAAACTGTAACAACGCTAAATACATCTAACACATGGAATGCTAATAATGGTAtatgtatgttttttttttatggaattaaTCTAATTTATCAGTATatttaacatttatattttattatattcacatttgtagcttcaaattcaatttggaaCGTCGGAAATCAAACTACTCACGTAATCTCAAATCCTTTTGCTACTGGTGATTTATGGCGACCATCGGCCAATgtagtaaataataataataataataataataataatacacaaTCAATTGATACCTCTCTATGCAACCCCATTAATCCATTTAAGCCAGTACAATTTCCTATGAATAACGGTGAGTTCTTGTCTGAATAACATAGAATAATTATATTAGGAATTAAAAACGATTAATCAATTGTGAACATTTTAGATCCACAATGGGTAGGTATCGGACCTTCCAGTAACAGAGATGTAATTCAATTTAGTCAATTAATGACGAATAAAGTATGGCAACCTACTCTTCCAGCATATCATGCAAATCCTTTTATGGTATATATGTATACTTAATGTTCTTTTTATGTTGTATTTATAAAACACATGTCAGTACATAGAAACTTTTTCAGGTTGGATCCGGTGTGAGCAACATGACAAGAAATTCGAACAATCCTTTCTTATGATTAAGTAAGCATAAGTTTTTAATGGAATTAAGAACAAATCATGCAGACCTAAAGTATGTTTAGATTAGGGCAATTGTTTATATATGTGACCTTATTGGCAATTAGTGCCATTAACTTTTATCCCCAGGAGCACCAATCTCTAATTCATATAACTAAAATAATACTTTTATTTATGAATATAATATACACGTTAAATAAAGATTAATATTTGTTACCAATTGTGTGAGTATTGCATCCATTACAACTACTTTTGGTTACTGCAAACGGATcgttttttttaatagaaattttgaaaaaaactaATATTCCAAGAAATCTAATCTGGCATTATTAATttacttttaaaataaattaatattatagtCATAAATATCAAATCTACACATTATagatatataatacatataaatcagaaaaacaaaatattttcactttaaaaacacattcacACAAAAATATTGCAATGTTTTCATGTTAAAAGtacacaaaatttatttttataaaatgtgtATAATATTAATCGTACAATGCATAAGgtctgaaaaaaaaagatattttaCCTGATGCACACTTAAATACAGTTTATTTACTtaaaatttctaataaataCAAAATCACAAATGAACACTTAGTCTTTGTCATAATTCAATACCAATAGACTCAGAGTAGAGATCCCACTTAATCGGTCATAATTGCATGATAATTAATCATTATTTCATCATTACACTTGCAGTCTACATTACGTGTagttgtaaatatattattaatcgtAATAACATGGTCGGTTGTGTTTTACAATTACATATGGATATAAAGAGAAgccttgtgtgtgtgtgtgtcactAGTCAAATGTCGTATAGCTGCCGTACAaatgttttatttgtttctcTTAACTTTGTAGTTTCGTTTGCTAAATAGTTTGGAAGCTCCAATGAATGGTAAGTATTGCCCGTGGCAATTACTTagagtaataaattatttatcagTGTAAATGGACAAACAATCAAGAAACACTAATATATGAGTTCACCAATTATGTTAATTGTTATGTATAAACATACGAGATGTGTGATATTGATATTACTAGGCAGGCGTCAAGTATCTTAAAGATACGTTTCAAAGCGCATGGACCGTTTCATGGCACGAATTCACCTAGCAACCATTGGTACTGGGGTTGCCTTTTGGCAATGGGCGCACCAAGTATAACTTCTCACCCTGCTTGTTAGTATAAATAGGCGCTCGTTGATAATGGTCTACCAACAGATCTAGTGTATGGAATTTTCTTTGACCAATACAATATTGTGCTCCTTCCACGTGTACCCTAAAATGCTTATTACGTCCTGGAGCTTTTAAAGATACTGAGTAATCTCCCACCTGCAAATTATAATGTTCGCAATTCAACTATTAGTTTACTATTATACGTTTCATTGAAGTCGTACAAATTGAATAAGATTCATTAAATAGGTGTAAAtactagaggtgtgcgagaatccgaaaatgtcgggtcgggtcgggacgggCCGAGAATATTCTTAGAAATCCGGATATATTCAAGAATCTTGAAATTCTCGTATCGGGTATCCCGATATTTTCGATCCTCGAAATTGCTTCGGGACCCGAAAAAAATTCTCGATCCgatctcgcacacctctaataaATGCATAGTCATTtatatgtaataaaatatttcgcaCTTTCAGTTGTACTTACATTAGTTTCACTATCTCTAATTAAAAAGTCGCCGTCATGACCGTGTTGGTTCAACAGTGTGTCGCACTGTGAACGTGAAATGCTACCATAGTACCAGGGTTTTCCAACAAGATGTGGTCTATCGCCAGGGTCTGGCCTTCTTTCAAGGGAATCACCCGTACTAATCTCATTACTTGTCATTCCTCGTTCGCGATATGGTTGCGTCAAATACTCACTGAGTTCTTGGAGATAATTACGCGGTACAAGACCTATCTGCCCTTGGCTATTTCTTGCTTTATACCATTCTGGATCCGCTGGTGGACGGTCAAGAATTTCTAAACGATCACCTTTCTCGAAGGACAACTCTTGGTCGTTGTTTGAGGAAAATGAATAAAGTGCCACAACAATATCAAGAACATTTTCTGCCATTGCGTACGTGTGAAGAGTATCGTCTGCATCTCCTTCTTCTTGAGTATAATTTGACGGAAACCAGCCAGCATGGGTACCACTTTGACCTCTCCACCATCCATCGTTACTCTTTTCTAATATTAGAATTCTAGTGCCTTTGACAAGTGCCAGTTCATCTGCCTGTTGTGCCTGGTAATTATATTTGACAACTGCTGTGCCTATCGCTTCGCTTGGGTCAGCAGGCAAGCGCCTCGCCATAATTGGAGATTCTACAGCTCTAGATGGTGAATTGCTAGATGGTAGAGTTTTCGAGCCAGAGCCCTTTTTGACTTTCTTTTTGATACTATCGAAAAGAGATggcttttcttttttaacataATTACTTGGCACATAGCCGGCCTGGCCTCTTGCACTTTGCACTCTCCACCAATGCTTCGAGTCATCGAGTAACAAGTAACGCTCGTTCTTACGTAGATCTAACTCTTGAGCACCTTGTGCTCCATAGTCATATTTAGCGACAACATAACACACGTCGTCTTGACTTGTCTTGCCTGAAAATGATTATACAATCACATGTTTTTCTAAATCATTATATCGTTTAAATACTAGTAATTCAATAACAAGTATCCTTAGTATAATGTgttatattataatttgttaatatatatatatattattatacagggtgaatcacgtAACTTGCACACCTTGAACATTggcgttatttgtaataataggAAAAATTATATATACGAAAGTTGCATGATGTAGAGGGGGaaatattgtgatgtaaacattttttatgtgCGTGAAGGCGTTCCGAAAATTTCAAAGTCACTTtggtttctttaaatggaaagacCTATCTTTTGTATCACgtatcgatagagtatcaaattctGTGGAAAATTATATTGACCTTCATACgtcctaatagttaacgagatatttccatttaaagaaatcaaagtgaccttgaaattttcgAAACACCTTCACGCACATAGAAAAtgtttacatcacaatatttCCCCCCTCTataccatgcaacttctgtatatatcattttatcatattattacaaacaaCGCAAATATTCAAGGTTTGCAAGTTAAGTGGTTCACCCTATACATATAACGATTTGAATGATAACAACGCATttgattttaaatttattatgcTAGATAACATTGAAATTTGAATAACtaaggaaataaaattaaaatctacATGTTGTTTAAAGGTACTAAGAACattgaatgaaattaaaaattgggTACAGAACAAACTCTATAGTATCATTTAACTGTCacaatacaatacaattacTGACGACATGAACTGTTATGATCAAAGAGAAAATTTAATAACATTTTCAACCATAATTGCgtaaataaaagaaagaaataatcaCAATTATTTCATAGAACATCTAGAGTATAATACAACTAAAAGATTTATAATCTCTCTAAGATTTTGGAacaaaaaaatgaattgttactataaaatatttatacagagTATGATAAAAGTAGATGCATGATGATAAGAAATGTAATCTGCTTGTCTAAAAGAATGAAGAGATGTCATATAAAAATAGATTCAGAAGCACTTCCTTGCCAAAAtataaacacttttcattcattcccttttcttaaaaaaaaaaaaaatgactaaatgtcatttttttctaCAGATATGCATGACTTACATtgacaatttattaaaaattcctagaatgttaaaaattttgttacacAAAGTATCAAAACAGAAAAAATACAATGGTGCCATTTAAAATTGTACATTTGACAAATTGATCAAACTCCAtccataaaaaatgtttatatatCTTGGAAAGTAAGCTTTTATCGAATCTATATTTTGATGCCCTTCCTTCGTTATTAAaacaaatagaatatatttgtaaaattgattttcctatgTTTATTACATCTTCTACTACAGTATTATAGCATGCATGTTCACAATATATACTTATCTTATTAATATTGCACTTAAGAGGAGATGTATTTAAATAATTagcttttaattaaaaatataacgatgaaaaatttatttgagataTTATACACAACAGTTTCATGTCAATCATAAACTACAATTAAATTATGTTGAACTTTAAGTACATATAAATATAGAAGGCGGGAACATATACGTTTAATATAAAAAGGTCATTGTTTATAATCGTCAATTCTTTCATAGCAATTCGATAATGTACTGTTTGAAATAGATAGTCGACAATACAATGCATATTGTAACAAAGATGTATGAATAAACTATTCTCTTTTCGACAAACTATACAGAAATAGCtattgaaataaatttacatACAAAGCAAAGCATACAAGAAAAAACGTACCATGCTTCATGGCTGCCATGTGCGAAAACAGATATATATGTCTGAGTGGGGCGTGAGTAGCTGCTACTCACACACTACTTGCACAAATCTTAAGTCTGCTTGTACTGTGTCGGCGGCGTGAGTGCAGCAGGCATTCATTCTTTAGCTTTTTGTTTAGTGTTGATACACCTCCTGATTTCTTTGCTCAGAGTCCATCGTTCTCAAGGGTAGGGCAAGCATATGCATTACCAACACTTTagggaaaatgaaataacaatcaTTAACATGATATAATAAATACTATaacactaaacatttaaatgtacCATCATATTTAAAAGATGCTACCTTATTGTATTCTAAATTTGATTTTATCTTAGATTTGTTTGCAATTAACATATATACTACCAGCCAAAAGTACAAGACCAGATCTTTTTGTGAGTACATTATAAATCAGTGTAGTAGTCGCATGGAAAACTGCCTCGAACCGATGACAGTGTATTGTAAAATTTTTCAGTACAAAAATATCAACATTAACACGTATAATTCTAATATGTAACATTAGGTTATTAGCATTGTATGTAGAATATATTAGACATCTATTTATCAGTGACTATTACGTATACATCCAATGGAAATCATACTTTTAAATGTCTGGGCTAATATGTTAACAAAGAAAGAATATATTATTGCAAAAGGTTTAATCGAAATACCAAAATATAACAAGCTTATTGGATCTCATACAATAAAATACAATGAAAGAACTAATGAAATTTGCATACTAAAATTAAACAAGTTTCGTTGATCGTATGCACAGTGGTCTTATACTTTTGACTGATAGTATATACATTTTACCCTTggcaaaatgaataaattattatattatttctttgAACGCTTGTTAAATTCTTTCAAGATTTGCTGTGAAACTGTTAttgataaatttcatttatgatGTAAGACTTTATTTATatgttgtttaaaaatattacttagAAGCTTTATATTACATTACTATTTTTagcataataattaaaaaatatttaaaaatcatgTTATGTATGCAAATATGTGTATAAAATTAGAGACATACGCTTAGTAAAACAAAACAGCAAAATAAAACTATTAAGATATCTAAAGTAAATTAATTACAATTCTATAGATAATAAACTGCTTTCAAATAGTCGAAAACACATGTGACAGCTTGTACTTAACAAgcaaattatttaagaagtcgtctaattttaaaaaatcataacATTTGTGTCAGTTTCATACATAAATATGGCATACAAAGCTCTTTGACAATGTTAAGTTTCAATACTAAATAAAACACTATGATATATGTTCAAGTTTACAGAAATTCAGgaacaataataaattttgtcAAATGAGAGTAAAATCATATGGAtagtttaaaatgaaattaaaatttcatttaaaaaaaaatgttacttaTCACAGAAGCAGGTTTCACTTTTCAGTGAAAGAATTCTATAaaacacaaaaacaaaataatctAAATATAGCTACAAATACGTTGCTTGTGATCTTAATCGACAAATGTacatgaaaattatataaaacacaaatagtttaaacattataaataatgaaaagcAAATACCAGGCATATGAAAATTTGGATCAACCTCGATTTATTTAGAAAAGTTCGTTACTAATTAAGAAATACTGAAGGAATGCATTAAGTGctaaattttaaatgaaatcattaaagaaaaacaaacaaattCTCACAACATTTTGCAGCCAATGACTGACCAAAGAGTAAAATCGTCGAAAACAAAAACATCAGCGAAACAAGCAATCGCAGGTATCATTCAAATATCTACATAACTGAAGAAAATACCCGAAAAGTTGATACAAAAAATAAGAATGAATTCTACACACATTGTGCCGTTTTAACTACGTTTATACTCTATAAGATTCGGTAAACGTCATACGATTATCGTGATGATTCGATAAAAGACGCGAATGTAtcggatagtataaaatatttacaggACAGTGTACATCGCGTAGATAAGAATGAAACGATTGTTTTCTGATCCCTTTCGCGCAAACCTGAAATGGGAATCAGTGACTTTCGAAGCACGTATATAGAGTATAGAGAGTACGTTCATTGCCTTACTGCCTACCATACTATGAAAGCAGAGTAGAAGCGTGTTGAATGCAAGGGGACAATGACTAACGCGAGTCAATTTAGCCGCTTAATTCATTATCCATTAAATATGATTACCTATTGTTTTTTTATCTCTCAGAAGAATAAGTAAACACTAACTTACCGATTTTTAAACTT from Halictus rubicundus isolate RS-2024b chromosome 2, iyHalRubi1_principal, whole genome shotgun sequence carries:
- the Dock gene encoding SH2/SH3 adaptor protein dock isoform X2, whose protein sequence is MSSLKIGKTSQDDVCYVVAKYDYGAQGAQELDLRKNERYLLLDDSKHWWRVQSARGQAGYVPSNYVKKEKPSLFDSIKKKVKKGSGSKTLPSSNSPSRAVESPIMARRLPADPSEAIGTAVVKYNYQAQQADELALVKGTRILILEKSNDGWWRGQSGTHAGWFPSNYTQEEGDADDTLHTYAMAENVLDIVVALYSFSSNNDQELSFEKGDRLEILDRPPADPEWYKARNSQGQIGLVPRNYLQELSEYLTQPYRERGMTSNEISTGDSLERRPDPGDRPHLVGKPWYYGSISRSQCDTLLNQHGHDGDFLIRDSETNVGDYSVSLKAPGRNKHFRVHVEGAQYCIGQRKFHTLDLLVDHYQRAPIYTNKQGEKLYLVRPLPKGNPSTNGC
- the Dock gene encoding SH2/SH3 adaptor protein dock isoform X1 — encoded protein: MAAMKHGKTSQDDVCYVVAKYDYGAQGAQELDLRKNERYLLLDDSKHWWRVQSARGQAGYVPSNYVKKEKPSLFDSIKKKVKKGSGSKTLPSSNSPSRAVESPIMARRLPADPSEAIGTAVVKYNYQAQQADELALVKGTRILILEKSNDGWWRGQSGTHAGWFPSNYTQEEGDADDTLHTYAMAENVLDIVVALYSFSSNNDQELSFEKGDRLEILDRPPADPEWYKARNSQGQIGLVPRNYLQELSEYLTQPYRERGMTSNEISTGDSLERRPDPGDRPHLVGKPWYYGSISRSQCDTLLNQHGHDGDFLIRDSETNVGDYSVSLKAPGRNKHFRVHVEGAQYCIGQRKFHTLDLLVDHYQRAPIYTNKQGEKLYLVRPLPKGNPSTNGC
- the Drongo gene encoding arf GTPase activating protein drongo isoform X1: MMASAKRKQDEKNLKILRELVSQPGNKECFDCHQRGPTYVNMTIGSFVCTSCSGMLRGLTPPHRVKSISMATFTQEEIDFIKEHGNEYCRRIWLGLMNPNSPQTLDTKDEQKMKELMSAKYEFKRYYLEPSMANQKSQSPNQTNIPRVPNSGASNLSPTSATKSNNSESVNSNNFSADFVADFSKVPAPFITTTAPANKLSQPIAPQPFFANFDNNPIFNSSKNTNIELSSSFNQSTTNSTNVMNANGTNMPPSEDRYAALKDLDSLMKQTQLKDETVTTLNTSNTWNANNGISSNSIWNVGNQTTHVISNPFATGDLWRPSANVVNNNNNNNNNNTQSIDTSLCNPINPFKPVQFPMNNDPQWVGIGPSSNRDVIQFSQLMTNKVWQPTLPAYHANPFMVGSGVSNMTRNSNNPFL
- the Drongo gene encoding arf GTPase activating protein drongo isoform X2; this encodes MMASAKRKQDEKNLKILRELVSQPGNKECFDCHQRGPTYVNMTIGSFVCTSCSGMLRGLTPPHRVKSISMATFTQEEIDFIKEHGNEYCRRIWLGLMNPNSPQTLDTKDEQKMKELMSAKYEFKRYYLEPSMANQKSQSPNQTNIPRVPNSGASNLSPTSATKSNNSESVNSNNFSADFVADFSKVPAPFITTTAPANKLSQPIAPQPFFANFDNNPIFNSSKNTNIELSSSFNQSTTNSTNVMNANGTNMPPSEDRYAALKDLDSLMKQTQLKDETVTTLNTSNTWNANNASNSIWNVGNQTTHVISNPFATGDLWRPSANVVNNNNNNNNNNTQSIDTSLCNPINPFKPVQFPMNNDPQWVGIGPSSNRDVIQFSQLMTNKVWQPTLPAYHANPFMVGSGVSNMTRNSNNPFL